Proteins encoded together in one Chryseobacterium taklimakanense window:
- a CDS encoding polysaccharide deacetylase family protein — translation MILLTFNILNNSGISRNGRVLSDTELLEITHRNTFSILRTLENHDVKSTFFIDISIAEKSTELLKKIVSKGHEVAFYNRNSSLKEIENAKKHVEAILEKPVRGIRQKDVTISVNELKLLEFTYISNIENSNILFPFKRLQRSTDILEDQGLSIVPESISPYSQLPYNDFVFQAVPMKYYQGMVTETLKNDEFVLIYLNTFQFTEGQDFNIKMPFYRKYNLGKKMEDKLEDFLAWTNENELATARMKDYIL, via the coding sequence ATGATTCTTTTAACGTTCAATATCCTGAATAACTCCGGAATTTCCAGAAACGGAAGAGTATTGAGCGACACAGAACTTTTAGAAATTACGCACAGAAATACTTTTTCAATTCTCAGAACTTTAGAAAATCACGATGTGAAATCTACGTTTTTCATCGACATTTCTATCGCTGAAAAAAGCACAGAACTATTAAAAAAAATAGTTTCCAAAGGCCATGAAGTTGCGTTCTATAACAGGAATTCGTCGTTAAAAGAAATCGAAAATGCGAAAAAACATGTTGAAGCAATTCTGGAGAAACCAGTCCGCGGAATCCGGCAGAAAGACGTCACAATATCTGTAAATGAACTTAAACTGCTTGAGTTCACTTACATCTCTAATATCGAAAATTCAAACATACTATTTCCTTTTAAAAGGTTGCAGCGCAGCACTGATATTTTGGAAGATCAGGGGTTGAGCATCGTTCCGGAAAGTATTTCGCCATATTCGCAGTTGCCCTATAATGATTTTGTCTTTCAGGCAGTTCCGATGAAATATTATCAGGGAATGGTAACAGAAACGCTGAAGAATGACGAGTTCGTTTTAATCTATTTAAATACCTTTCAATTTACGGAAGGTCAGGATTTTAATATTAAAATGCCTTTCTACAGAAAATATAATTTAGGCAAAAAAATGGAGGATAAGCTTGAAGATTTTTTGGCGTGGACCAATGAAAATGAACTGGCGACAGCGCGTATGAAAGATTACATTTTATAG